A section of the Humulus lupulus chromosome 2, drHumLupu1.1, whole genome shotgun sequence genome encodes:
- the LOC133813859 gene encoding MADS-box protein defh21-like, with the protein MGRRGKLPLKLKPKERARRITFAKRRSGLIKKAYELSTLCDVKVCLIVNDYTNQPSEPVATWPKNPREVRALINDYITAMTLKPASKRLLTMADFLNDRIQKVNAETEKVSHTQTMTTTTTKSKSSYQEKLVLGESYIAELSGTGTGNQLSEFVSDLDNKIEQVNERMKHLIHVYHYNHFGMQEPLNGSSSGSSSSTSTYDVQPSFAQYYSPHDPHQAMAAATQMYQQQQLQFPYYNDNKPQPLLQQQQLPWIHDQPSSSSSKALVPFNPSSQTVSFDDHYNNGSFTWLLTSDDYAADQYYSSSSTNGTTTALLEGQGDMNIMFNNNIPLMLESGEALHQNDQNGMMLSNNPMVLPYVNQSLCGNNILFNNNLFLS; encoded by the coding sequence ATGGGGCGGCGTGGAAAACTACCATTGAAATTGAAACCGAAGGAAAGAGCAAGGAGAATAACATTTGCAAAGAGAAGAAGTGGTCTAATCAAGAAGGCTTACGAGTTAAGCACACTTTGTGATGTTAAAGTTTGCTTAATCGTGAACGACTACACCAACCAACCCTCGGAGCCTGTAGCCACATGGCCTAAGAATCCTCGTGAAGTTAGGGCCCTCATCAATGATTACATAACTGCCATGACTCTAAAACCAGCCTCCAAAAGACTTCTTACCATGGCAGATTTCTTAAACGACCGTATCCAGAAAGTCAATGCAGAGACTGAGAAAGTGAGCCACACTCAAACCATGACCACCACTACTACTAAGTCTAAGAGCAGCTATCAGGAAAAGCTTGTCTTAGGAGAAAGTTACATTGCTGAGCTCTCTGGGACTGGGACTGGGAACCAGCTTTCTGAGTTTGTTTCTGATTTGGATAACAAAATTGAACAAGTGAATGAGAGAATGAAGCATTTGATTCATGTCTACCATTATAATCATTTTGGTATGCAAGAGCCATtgaatggtagtagtagtggtagtagtagtagtactagtacttATGATGTGCAACCTAGCTTTGCTCAATATTATTCTCCTCATGATCCTCATCAGGCCATGGCTGCAGCTACTCAAATGTACCAACAGCAGCAGCTTCAGTTTCCTTATTATAATGATAACAAACCCCAACCACTActgcagcagcagcagctgcCTTGGATTCATGATCAGCCAAGCTCTTCTTCCTCAAAGGCTCTAGTTCCTTTCAATCCCAGCTCCCAAACGGTGTCGTTTGATGATCATTATAACAATGGCTCCTTTACATGGCTGTTGACCTCTGATGATTATGCAGCTGATCAGTACTATAGCTCTAGTAGTACTAATGGTACTACTACTGCTCTTCTAGAAGGACAAGGTGATATGAACATTATGTTCAACAATAATATTCCTCTTATGTTGGAATCTGGAGAAGCACTGCACCAAAATGACCAGAATGGAATGATGTTGTCTAACAATCCTATGGTGCTGCCTTATGTGAACCAGTCATTATGTGGTAATAATATTTTGTTCAACAATAATCTGTTTTTAAGTTGA